Within Garra rufa chromosome 9, GarRuf1.0, whole genome shotgun sequence, the genomic segment GCATCCCAGCAGATATTGATCTGATTACAAAATGACCTTCAACCGGCAGAATGTAGTCCACGGACGATGGAggagaaaaggaaagaaaagaaagacataagAGCAATAAAACTAATGTCCATGATACAGTATGACATATATTTTCTCAATAGCTCTGGTGTGTCACTCAAATGGTCCCATGTATCATCCTTAGCCTGTCACTGACCTACTTAACCAGAATACACCCTTAATCCATCAAAGTAAAGGTGACTGAATGGCAGTTTAAGTCAGATACCGTCGTAAAGCGTAGGTTTTCTTACTAACTAATAATAACAACCTGTAGGTGAATATTATATTGTCCATTATTATTAATACGATTATTAATAGTTAATTACGTCACAAACACAAGCAAACCTGTTACTAAATGCAGATTAGAGTGGTTGGTCCTAAGTCCCTTCACAATCACTTTTAAACCTCAGCTGTCAAAGGTCTCCTAGCAACAGGGCAGAACCAAGAATATTTGGGCAACAATAAATGTAATCCTCACTGAAGACCCGCCCAACTGCAACCTCATGACATTCAGCAGCTGTGAACGGTTTCGCTACATCCATTCAGCATCCATCCGTAAACACTGTCTAAACCATTCTATATGTTACATAACATACATggtaaatacacaaacacacaccgggCTAAAACAGCGCACGAACGCAGTGTACCGTCGCGTCCAGACTCCTCTTCTCTAGGTCGAACTGATTTTATCCGACGACGGGTCACTTGGCAACTTTGACTCACCCAGACAAAATATCTGCATCGACCCCAGGAGAAAACTGTCCAGAGACTGGGGGTGTAACTCGTCACGTCTATGCCCGATACATCTGAGCTACTGTAAACGCTAGAGTCTTTAATCAGTCTCCGCCTCTTGCGGTCACATGCGCGGGGTCATGTGTGTCCATGAGGCGCCGAATATGAAGTGCAAACCGGCAAAACATTGTGATTGACTTTGAGTTAAATATATTTTGGCATTTGATatgttgttttctaaaaataattattgaataAACAGACCcttacgtttaaaaaaaaaagtacaattatttctaaaatgtatagtttttaataaaagccacatgtaaccctttcatttgaATGAATAAGTATAGAaatctttaaaaattaaaactattttattgCATAAAAATTGCAATTATGTCACAATTCGGTCAGTTACCAGGATACGCGGCCATACTgctgatacttggatgtaaacaacagcatggattgcacggatAAGGTACTCCTGTTCTGCTAATGTATGCTGTCTAAACtatgaaaaaaaatgtgtggaagctgctaaatcatatagagaaggacttagtaagcaggaatattttgacaaactattgTTATAACGTATACATATGAGCCTTAGCCTAATATTtaacctacctgaccagaaatattaagaacaaacacaaatgttgtcaagattctgtcataatcctggttcagtttggccaaccacaaacggcttttgttcctcagacagttttttccaCACTTCTCCTTAATtggttataacttttggcagtctatactactccaaatgtttttttttttccagtctgacagactagtacagcccaaaacatgacaataattgatcattttagcAGCAGTAAtcaaaaatatgcaagttttatttggttcagtggcattgtttacgttcagtgccgccaatatggccgaccaatgaagcattgtgaaaacactcttaTGAGCTTGGCAATGCTTATTAAGTTTTAAGACGTTATTAATTTCTATTACCTTTTTCCAGAAatcacacttttaaaatgaactaaaatgtaaaaaaaaatgttgagggCCCCTTTTTTTGCAGAGGTCCTAAAAACCAaagcataaaaaataacattctgagaagcaaaaactaacattctgggaacaaaaaaaaattgctaaCTGAGATATAACCCTGAATGATTTGAGGATAGAaatcttaaaatattacaaatattttattgctaaccaaaaacaaacaagGTTCTGAGAAACAAAAATTGCTAATTGGGATGTAacccaattttttttaaatgattaaggatagaaattacatattttattgtataaaaaCTGGAAGTAATTTATGAGCTTGACAATGTCCATTgagttttaaaggaacactccactttttttggaaataggctcattctccaactctccccgagttaataagttgagttttaccgttttgaaatccattcagccgttctcctgttctggcaatatcactcttagcatagcttagcatagatcattgaatcctatgagaccaatatagcatcacgttcaaaaatgaccaacaagtttccatatttgtcctatttaaaacttgactcttctgtagttatattgtgtactaagaccggcggcaaacataaagctgcgattttctaggcagataagattaggaactacactcccattccggcgtaatagtcaaggaagtttgctgccgtaatatggacgcagcaggcgcagtaatatcacgcagcgcctgaaattagttcccagctaggtaacttccagtGTGACCGGATTTTAAAATTGTGACCAAATTTCATGTGATATTACTACTGATtcagtgatctatgctaagctatgctaaaagtgatatctccagaataggagaatggctgaatggatttcaaaacggtaaaacttttATTAACTcatgggggagttggagaatgagcatatttccaaaaaaaagtggagtgttcctttaaggcaggggtcatcaaacttgatcctggagggccggtatcctgcagagtttagctccaacttgcctcaacacacctgcctagaagtttcaagtatacctattaagaccttgataagctggttcaggtgtgtttaattagggttggagctaaactctgtaggacaccggccctccaggactgagtgtggtgacccctgctttAAGTTGTTATTcatatgactttttttcagaaatcacaattttaaaattatttcaaattaaatttgtttaaatCATGTTGAGGGCCCCTTCTAAGTTTGCAGAGGCCCTCTAGTGGTCGCAGGCCCCTGAATGAGAACCacatctatttttacaacccgcccagCACCCGCGACGATTCAATAGACATTGTAATCCAAATGAAAACAGCCTTTATTTCAGGccgaaagtgcttggaaacatcgccttgtaaactggcaacaacatacgattattaaaaataaaccatAAATCAGGTTATATTAataagataatcagtggtgtaacgttagtggtgccggaagaaaagtgggtatacgcagggatgggcagtattttagatacatgtatttaaaatacgtatttgaaatacaaaatactattttgtattttgtattttaaagcctttgggaaaaatataatgtaatttgtatttaaatacatttaagatgagtattttgtattttcaaaatacataaaatactttgTGCCAATCAACCTCTATATCAGGGTGCTGATTTAGTTCAGACACACCCCTCCCCCAACCTTATCACTCATGCAGCAGAGTCAGCATTGGATCAGCGACTTTTCTCAGTTTTCTGCATTAAGTTAAGGGTGTCATCATGATCAATTCCTtgttgattaaagttaaaatggggcatcattcagatttgccttcagtaaacatgaaagaataaaaaagcaCCGACGCCTGTAGGAGAAAAATAGTGTTAGATGCCTGTTAGCCAATCagttttgatagtttttttttttaatctatcaaTTAGCTAGTCAAAGGTGTTTAAAACATTACTGCATGTTAGGGCTGGCTGATATGACAGAACTTTATGTATCTTAGGCAGCGATGATGTAAAGTGTGAATCTATTAAACTTTTCAAAATCGTTCACATTTAGttttgcattcagaatatgtccaAATATATTTCagcctaaagggatagttcacccaaaaatgaaaatttgatgtttatctgcttacgccagggcatccaagatgtaggtgactttgtttcctcagcagaacacaaaccaagatttttggTTTGctcatgctcaggacagttggacgtggcggtgtatcaaaggtaaaaaatgatataaatactgttcagtttctcgcaaaaaacaatcgtttcgtgtcttaggacattaatgtatcgtcacgagccgcagggtgtcatttggatttgtctgtgcatgttttttggctgacagactgcatcggttttgtgttctgctgaggaaacaaagtcacctacatcttggatgccctgggggtaagcagataaacatcaaattttcatttttgggtgaactatcccttaataGGGATGCCTGCACTTGATGGCCCTGTACTTGaaatactgtatttgtatttaaaattttttacacagtattttgtatttgtatttaaatacatttttccactcagtattttgtatttttattttaaatacatttctatgtaTATGCCCATCTCTGGGTATAGGGTAGAGTGGGGGAAAAACGCCCCCCTGGGGTAAAACGCCCCCCTAcctgtttttcccaaaataaccactagagaAAATCAAGATACCTTTTCACTGTTGCTATGCACTACGTTGACAACGAGGATAAACAAATCTCCCTGAAAAAGCTGACACCAGCGACGTGTTTGAAGAGAAGAGGATTTCATGGAAAATGCTATAATTTTCAGATATTAGTAAACAAGTGTTTAAGAGAATATTGTTCTGTAGGATACCACAGTGATGTATGATAGATGAATAGTGAAGTCTGTAGTTTGAGAGGATATGTTATTTATAaggaatataattgtatttaaaaaaaaaaaaaaaaaaaaaaaagacatagcTTGTGGGGTAAAACGCCCCCTACGCTGAGGGGTAAAACGCCCCCCAGAGGGCATAGTTTCTCTCTATTATAATTACTATAATAACATATTTCTGTCTATCAAATCCTTTGTTTTACACTTAATGCAGTATAACTAGGtggtaaaatcaaaatatttgaacacaataaaaaaaattacctcaacatatttgtttgcatggcttagttatatgtataaatataaatgttaaaaaaaattggatattttggacattcctcaaataaatattaatatatatacatgttgatacattacttgccttttacttttagagattaaaaactATAGTCTGTTCATTTTGCTGTTGATCTATGAAGAAAACTGGTTGGTAAGAAAGGGGGTATTTTACCCCACTGCTGGGGCAAAACGCCCCCTTTGTACAAAAATATGTTCAGTCAAAATACTAATTAATTATGAAGGctgagcaattttaatatttggtgaATAACTCCTGCCATAGTCACTCAAAACCGGGATGGCAGTTCTAGtcacatttatgttttgtttcactgtaatgtcacattttccttaaggggggcgttttcccccactctacccctacgcttcatttatgaatttcgttttgaactttatatttgaacgcattcgtttactggattcttggactgaaaggtttacaggggttcgctggtttaaggaatttctgatcgtaaaaatctgcttctttttatttgtaaggtattgttttctttattatgtacttaaaatgactagggtgcggGAGACCGAGCTGGCAGGCGCATCAGGcttaatcatcaaatacatttcaaagcaagcctgACTGCATGCATCAttactgtctttattgggtgtttttagcgaatatttacatttattcacatatgactggatgtagTTGACTGttatgattttggctaatgcaggacactactgaataatgcgcatcagaggagatttaaaaaTAGGTATAGCCGCCTGataaagtgggtatacgccgtatacctataccctccactacaccactgtaaacattttcaacatttacaaaGCAGCGTTTGTATTCGTCTAGGCTAAACATGTGTATAGGCCTACAGTTTACAGCCTACGCTAAATAACCActaaacttttgttttatttaacacaGAGAAATGTTCATTTAGCGTTTTTACGTTCGCTGTGCAAAAAAAGAATGGAATCCACTGTACCGGGGTTTAATCTCCCCTAGACTCcagcaccaggccagcagagctgaATGCGCGCTCGCTTGATGCGCTCGTGGCTGCactggctggcagcgggagctggttggcgctttcgtgacgtgacgtgttgataaccttaacttaataaaatgtgaaaatagatattcccaaatatttgAAATacgctatagggaattgcacgcaacatacatagattttagttttgttgtattttgtttttaattacccgccccgcaaataaagtgacaatttctttacccgccccaaccccaggtccgcgggttatgagacgacccgcgcatcactagtttGCATACTGTGTCACTTTCGATTGCAAAGCCTTAAAGTTTAAATTGAACTTATGTGTAGACTTAACACTATATTGTGTTTTAGTTTCTTACTTTTTCATAGAGTTTCCTATTACAGGTGAAAAGCACACATTAACTTGTTTAAATTAAGTACAACTCTTTCTGGTTTTTATTTCGAGCCCGCCTGAAGGTGACACTCAGTGTCTCATAACGGAACTGATGGTGTCATTTCATGGTTTACCGTAAGAGAACAAAGAGCTTACGGTCGTCAACTAGCAGGCATGGATAAGTTAAAACCTTTGCTTAGCTTCACTCAGAAACAGCAGACCAATTTAGGATTCGGACTGATTGCTCTTATAACTGCAGGTAGCGAGCACATCTTctccgtctttgcttttaagTGTCCTTGCAATGATTATAATTTCGTTTATGGCAACGTCTGCCTCCTCGTGCCCGCGCTTGCGCTGCTCATCTTAAGTTATATGTTGAGCAATAAAACTTGGAAATTGTTCACGGGTTTGTGCCTTAAGAAATCAAGGTTTTGTCGTTTTAATTACGCGATTGGCTTTTTGTGTATTTTTCTTCAAATCACCACGACTGCGATAGTTGCACCTCTCAGTTGGATCGCGGTTGCTCTGCTTAGAGGAGTGTATTTCGAGTGCTCAATGACTGGCGCCAACTTGACACTTTTCAGAAGTCATCTTTGCAGCGACAAGTATCCTCACTGTCGGACAGAGCTGGAGAAGTTCCCTTGTGATGGAACCGCAATTCCCCAGACTGAGAGAGTGGCTTTGCTGGCCATCATACGGGCAGAGTCCCAGGTGAGCACCGAGCACAAAAATCAGTTAAAGAGACGTGACATAATTGTAGTTTATGTCCGAGAAATTAAAGTCACTTCAATCTAAGACTCGGACAGACATGAGCAGTTTTATATGCGACTTTCACTTGGACTGAGTAGGCCTATCTCAGTTGAATTGTGAGTTTCAAAGGAATTTTGTTGAGGTACAATACGTTAAAATTCGTATTTAAAGACATTATAAAACCGtttttgtaatatatttgtgATGTGATGTTATCATAATGGCAGTCCTTTAATTGTTTCTTCAGTGCACTGACACTGATTAAATCACTGGAGCCTCAGGAAAATCAATTATGTTTCCAGAtaacaaaaatatgttctaagaacgttttgcCATCGTTTCCATTAAGGTATGAAACATTATTTTGGTCTTGGAATTTTCTCTGAATATTAAGGGTAGGGAACATCCTATTTTATAATTTTCCAAACATTATAGGAAGTTTACTATTTTACCTTTACTTTGGAAAGTAGTAATAGGCTAAAAGCTAAAAtgtttcagataaaaaaaaaaaaatccatggactacactaccaggcaaaagtttgtgaacagtaagattttaaatgtttttacgtgtcttttgctcaccaagcccgcatttatttgatctaaagtacaaaaacagtgaaactttgaaatatttttactattttaaatatctgttttgtatttgaatgcattttaaaatgtaatttattcctgtgattttaaagctgaacttttagcatcattagcccagtcacacgatccttccgAACTCATTGTAATATTCAGATTTGTGTcacggatcaggcaggaacagacgaacaacgacgtagtaaaaagacgtacatttaataaatccacagggaaacaggcagacacaggaacaccaggagaatacatcaaagaccgacagcattgaggggaaaacacacactaaatagacagactgattacacatccaggtggagacaatgagggagaaaccaaaaacactctgaactgcgggggagaatgggagaaaccaacaagaaagtccgggggtgtgacaatttgctgctcaaaaacacttattattattattattatgttgaaaacagctgagtagatttttaatttctttaatgaatagaaagttcagaagaacagcatttatctgaaataaaaatcttttttaacattattgtctttatcatcatttttgatcaatttaaagcatccttgctaaataaaagtattaatttttattcttCGAAGGATTCggacaaaaatgtactcaactgttttaaatattgatcataataataataaaagcatccttgctaaataaaagtattaattcttattcttcaaagaattctgacaaaaatgtactcaacagttttaaatattgataataataataataaattgttttttaacaGCAAGTCAACATATTAGagcgatttctgaaggattaagtgacactgaagactgaataacgctgaaaataattttaaaaagataaatagattaaaaaaaaattgttattataaagagtaaaaatattcaaaaatgttactgtttttgctgtactttggatcaaataaatgcaggcaaaaATGTTGCTCATTTTTAGGAATTTTACGAATTCTAGAGAATGTCCGAACCTTATGATTTGCACTCATAAGGTCCTCTACAATCTTCTTACATTCTTCTATAGTAATATCTGTGCTTTAAcacatcttattttttatttttcaccaAATACAGTAGACATGTCTCTTAATATTTGAATAATTCTGAAAAATACTTCTAGGTACTTGGTTGGATCCTGATAGGTTCTGTGATGACGTTCACCTTTCTGCTCACATGCCTAGCCCGATGTTATTCTCCAATCAGCTACATGCAGCTGAAATTTTGGAGGATGTACACTCAGAAGGAGAGTGAGTTTATGGACAGCTACACAGCTCAGCATGCCGAAAAGCTTGCAAAGAGAAACATAACAAGTTTCTTTGAGTTAACCAAACCCACTCCTATAAACAGCCCACCCAGACAGGCCTGGGAGAAGATCTCCTCCTTCTACAAGTTCCGAAGCATGGACCGATACTACAGCATCCTGCATAAATATGTGTCCACTTGTGAGGACCTGGAAAATCCATTAGTAAGGCCTTCAGTGAGATCTGAAAATGATTTTTCAAACCCAGCCGCACTTGCATTTGTGGACGAGGGCAAACTGGTTTTGTAGACACTGTCTAATTGACCGTTTTTCATGCTTCAGTCTGTTATTATGGGCATAAACAGAGCTGTACTTGCTCTTTTATGTTCTATACCTTTTACAGTGTCAGTTCACTGATCTTGTATAGGTCTTGCTATTTTAGCTTTTCTTCTAAATAGTGCAATCGTATGATTGTAACATTGCTGAGTTTTTGTTCTTtaatttttgctttgtcatttagTATATTCTTTTATATgaacaataaaaaacatttacctTTTTACATAATAATCAATTGTTTTACTCATTCATTACTATTTGAACAGCTGTGCTCTAACCACATCCAAAGGGCTGTACAAAGAGTTACATTATATTGACAGCTTACACTGGCAGTCAAAAGTttgttgtttaaatttttttttaaagaaggctcttctgctcaccaagcctgcatttatttgattcaaagtacagcaaaaacagtacatttctgaaatatttttactatttgaaataactgttttctgtttgaatatattttaaaatgtaattttttcttgtgattttaaagctgaatttttagcatcattaccccagtcacacgattcttcataaagcagtctaatattctgatttgcaaaaaacatttattattattattattatgttaaaaacagctgaacataattttttcaggtttcgttgatgaatagaaagttcagaagaacagcatttatcggaaatagaaatctttttaacactataaatgtttttatcatcactttctaTCATTTCTAAAACAActaaacttttaaatattgataataataataaaaaaagtttcttgaacagcaaatcagtatattagaatgatttctgaaggatcatgtgacactgaaatctggaaaaatgatgctgaaatttcagctttgatcacaggaataaattacattttaaaatgtattcaaacagaaaacacctattttaaatagtaaaaatattttaaaaatttactgtactttagatcaaataaatgtaggctcggtgagcagaagagaattctttaaaaaccataaaaatcttactgttcaaaaacttttgactgttattGTATATCATACGCATGCTGATTAGTAATCTCATATTTCAATAAAGAGCACTTTCATGCTTTTTTCATGAAGTAATCATGCACAATTTGAAAATTACACAGCTAAAAGCTCActcaaacaaaaaaatcaatactTATTAAGTCCTGCCATTTGTGGTTAGTGTTAAAGCTGAGTCTTTATGGAAGTGCAGGGCACAACAGTGGGTACTAAAGCAGAACAGAAACTGTCTCCTTATACATAACCAGAACAAATCATTTCCTTTTTTACAAGTGTAAAACATTATGTTGCAATATACCTCTTTTTTTGAGCTAACACACACTAATCAGCTGTTCCAGCCTCTAGAATTCCAAATTCCAACCTCCAGATTCCGGCATTCCAGTAATAAAAAGCACATTGTCAGTTACAAAGCTAGCTTTTTCTTAATCAACAATTGCACTGTTAGGATTTTATTCGTTTGACTGTTTTTGCATGACATGTATATGTGCTCATACACATCTGTAGTCTGTTTTGACTTCTGGCAGAACCTGATGAGCTGGTTTTGGTCACAGTCCATTACTGAATGGGAGGGGGGAAAATATGGACTGGGGAGGGGTTTGACAAGCTGTGAGGGCTAGAGACAAAAGAGGAGGAGATAAAGGAAGTGTGGAAAACAAAGTGAAAATAAGAGAGGAAGAAAAGGGAGTGCCATTGCAAATCATCTGAGTTTCATTTCAGTtcaccagcttttttttttttggagtgttcATCAGCCATGTCTGTACCAGCTATGGATTCATTTAAGACTGTCCTAAAGTTCCTCACCAATCAGAAGACCACTATTGGCTACAGCTT encodes:
- the calhm6 gene encoding calcium homeostasis modulator protein 6, producing the protein MDKLKPLLSFTQKQQTNLGFGLIALITAGSEHIFSVFAFKCPCNDYNFVYGNVCLLVPALALLILSYMLSNKTWKLFTGLCLKKSRFCRFNYAIGFLCIFLQITTTAIVAPLSWIAVALLRGVYFECSMTGANLTLFRSHLCSDKYPHCRTELEKFPCDGTAIPQTERVALLAIIRAESQVLGWILIGSVMTFTFLLTCLARCYSPISYMQLKFWRMYTQKESEFMDSYTAQHAEKLAKRNITSFFELTKPTPINSPPRQAWEKISSFYKFRSMDRYYSILHKYVSTCEDLENPLVRPSVRSENDFSNPAALAFVDEGKLVL